Proteins encoded within one genomic window of Mycolicibacterium aubagnense:
- the trxA gene encoding thioredoxin yields the protein MSEGSATLTVTDGSFDSDVIKSGTPVLVDFWATWCGPCKMIAPVLEELAGEKAGELTVAKLDVDANPETARNFQVVSIPTLILFKNGEPVKRIVGAKGKAALLREIADQL from the coding sequence ATGAGCGAGGGCAGCGCAACGCTGACCGTCACCGACGGTTCGTTCGACAGCGACGTCATCAAGAGCGGCACCCCGGTGCTGGTCGATTTCTGGGCGACCTGGTGCGGACCGTGCAAGATGATCGCCCCGGTTCTCGAGGAACTGGCGGGTGAGAAGGCAGGGGAACTGACCGTCGCCAAGCTCGACGTCGACGCCAACCCCGAGACCGCCCGTAACTTCCAGGTCGTCTCGATCCCGACCCTGATCCTGTTCAAGAACGGCGAACCGGTGAAGCGCATCGTCGGCGCCAAGGGCAAGGCAGCCCTGCTGCGGGAGATCGCCGACCAACTCTGA